In one window of Cupriavidus necator N-1 DNA:
- a CDS encoding enoyl-CoA hydratase/isomerase family protein, whose amino-acid sequence MPDSSCNDAVIVRRAGGVLFATLNIPATRNALAPEVVAALAAAVAQAEADPEVRALVLRGSGGSFSAGGNVGSFQSRLDADASQEDPVATRNRQFGYFMERLSVLPVPVIAAVEGAAMGGGMGLACAADIVLATRDARFALSETTLGIVAAQIAPFVVQKLGAAATRRLGLTGERVSGDAAVAIGLVDQLAADSAELDALIAEWLTRIGRCGPNANRVFKALVGRCGHEPPGPLLDEASRQFAQCMRREGAEGVAAFRDKRDAAWTVRFDADTVRAAQSTG is encoded by the coding sequence CTCATGCAACGATGCCGTGATCGTGCGCCGCGCCGGCGGCGTACTGTTTGCCACCCTCAACATTCCTGCCACCCGCAACGCATTGGCGCCCGAAGTGGTGGCCGCGCTGGCCGCCGCCGTGGCGCAGGCCGAAGCCGACCCGGAAGTCCGCGCGCTGGTGCTGCGCGGCTCCGGCGGCAGCTTCAGCGCAGGCGGCAACGTGGGCAGCTTCCAGTCCCGGCTCGATGCCGACGCCAGCCAGGAAGACCCGGTCGCCACGCGCAACCGCCAGTTCGGCTACTTCATGGAGCGCCTGAGCGTGCTGCCGGTGCCGGTGATCGCCGCGGTTGAGGGCGCGGCCATGGGCGGCGGCATGGGCCTGGCCTGCGCGGCCGACATCGTGCTGGCTACGCGCGATGCGCGCTTTGCGTTGTCGGAGACCACGCTGGGCATTGTCGCCGCGCAGATCGCTCCCTTTGTGGTGCAAAAGCTGGGCGCTGCCGCCACGCGCCGCCTGGGCCTGACCGGCGAGCGCGTCAGCGGCGATGCAGCGGTAGCCATCGGCCTGGTCGACCAGCTCGCGGCCGACAGCGCGGAGCTGGACGCCCTGATAGCCGAGTGGCTGACGCGCATCGGCCGTTGCGGCCCGAATGCCAACCGCGTGTTCAAGGCACTGGTCGGCCGCTGCGGCCACGAGCCGCCAGGCCCGCTGCTGGACGAGGCCTCGCGCCAGTTTGCGCAATGCATGCGGCGCGAGGGCGCCGAAGGCGTGGCGGCATTCCGCGACAAGCGCGATGCCGCCTGGACCGTTCGCTTCGATGCCGACACGGTGCGCGCCGCGCAGTCGACCGGCTGA
- a CDS encoding acyl-CoA dehydrogenase family protein — protein MTLQPPNPRYYSADHEAFRASVRRFFEKEVAPNAEAWDEAGSFPRELYRKAAAAGLLQPGFPEAYGGAPCDAFYRMILFEERAWGGSGGIASGLFSHTIGAPPIAAVGSEALKARVLPQILAGEKISALAITEPDAGSDVAQLSTSARREGDHYVVNGTKLYITSGMRADYFTVAVRTGGPGSSGVSLLLIEGDTPGVTRTPLKKMGWWASDTAQLFFDGCRVPVENLIGEEGKGFAAITKNFNHERLALAAAACGYAQVCFHDALTWARERRTFGKRLADHQVVRHQLVDMATRIESTRALLDDLAARLDDGVAPVAQIAMAKNMATRTFQFCADRAVQLLGGMGYMRGSRVERLYREVKVMMIGGGAEEIMKDLAAKQLSL, from the coding sequence ATGACCCTGCAACCGCCAAATCCACGCTACTACAGCGCCGACCACGAAGCCTTCCGCGCCAGCGTGCGGCGCTTCTTCGAGAAAGAGGTGGCGCCCAACGCCGAGGCCTGGGACGAAGCCGGCAGCTTCCCGCGCGAGCTGTACCGGAAGGCCGCCGCAGCCGGCCTGCTGCAGCCGGGCTTTCCGGAAGCATACGGTGGCGCCCCATGCGATGCCTTCTATCGCATGATCCTGTTCGAAGAGCGCGCCTGGGGCGGCTCGGGCGGCATCGCCTCGGGGCTGTTCTCGCACACCATCGGTGCGCCACCGATCGCCGCGGTGGGCAGCGAGGCGCTGAAGGCGCGCGTGCTGCCGCAGATCCTTGCCGGCGAAAAGATTTCCGCGCTCGCCATCACCGAGCCCGACGCCGGCTCCGACGTGGCGCAGCTGTCCACCAGCGCGCGGCGCGAGGGCGACCACTACGTGGTCAACGGCACCAAGCTCTACATCACCTCAGGCATGCGCGCGGACTACTTCACCGTGGCCGTGCGCACCGGCGGCCCGGGTTCCAGCGGCGTGTCGCTGCTGCTGATCGAGGGCGATACGCCGGGCGTGACGCGCACGCCGCTGAAGAAGATGGGCTGGTGGGCATCCGACACCGCGCAGCTGTTCTTCGACGGGTGCCGCGTGCCGGTGGAAAACCTGATCGGCGAGGAAGGCAAGGGCTTTGCCGCCATCACGAAGAATTTCAACCACGAGCGGCTGGCGCTGGCCGCGGCCGCCTGCGGCTATGCGCAAGTCTGCTTCCATGACGCACTGACGTGGGCGCGCGAACGGCGCACCTTCGGCAAGCGGCTGGCCGACCATCAGGTAGTGCGCCACCAGCTGGTGGACATGGCCACGCGCATCGAATCCACGCGCGCCCTGCTGGACGACCTGGCCGCGCGCCTGGACGACGGCGTCGCGCCGGTGGCGCAGATCGCGATGGCCAAGAACATGGCCACGCGCACGTTCCAGTTCTGCGCGGACCGCGCGGTGCAGTTGCTGGGCGGGATGGGCTATATGCGCGGCAGCCGGGTGGAGCGCCTGTATCGCGAGGTCAAGGTGATGATGATCGGCGGCGGCGCCGAGGAAATCATGAAGGACCTGGCGGCGAAGCAACTGAGCCTGTAG
- a CDS encoding acetyl/propionyl/methylcrotonyl-CoA carboxylase subunit alpha: MSATRRSFHTLLVANRGEIAVRIMRTARRLGLATVAVYSEADRHSPHLACADRAVCIGAAAPRESYLNIAAIVEAARASGADAVHPGYGFLAENAAFAEAVTAAGLVFVGPPAAAIRAMGNKAEAKRLMLAADMPCVPGYQGAAQDDATLLAEAGSIGFPLMVKAAAGGGGRGMRLVRDAAALPAALSSARSEAAAAFGSDELILERAVIAPRHVEIQVFADTHGNVIHLGERDCSVQRRHQKVIEEAPSPAVGPVLRARMGEAAVRAAKAIGYVGAGTIEFLLDAEGSFYFMEMNTRLQVEHAVTEAITGFDLVEWQLRVAAGEPLPVTQDQVRLNGHAIEVRLTAEDVPAGFLPQGGPLLRWRPPAAGRDVRVDHALEEGGAIPTHYDSMVAKLVAHGADREEARRKLLRSVQDCTLLGVPTNQGFLAACLAHPAFAGNDVHTGFVDTHMQAALQAPVPPVHVTASAALAASGLLGGSGKPATLARAASSVVLNAAGKAWEAFLRVSADGWRVSLRQRGEDHPPVECRLRVLRADAANGTALVECDGVAYPLVFAAEKHALHLFQSGRAWQFPLHDPRRRRDAGDADGVLQAPLTARIVAVNVAEGDHVEAGQALVVLEAMKMEHTILAPFAGVVAEVPARAGGQASAGSLLARVEADVAAKEEA; this comes from the coding sequence ATGTCTGCTACCCGCCGATCCTTCCATACGCTGCTCGTTGCCAATCGCGGCGAGATCGCGGTGCGCATCATGCGCACCGCCCGCCGCCTCGGGCTGGCTACCGTCGCCGTGTATTCCGAAGCGGACCGCCACAGCCCGCACCTTGCCTGCGCCGACCGCGCCGTGTGCATCGGCGCCGCCGCGCCGCGCGAGTCGTACCTGAACATTGCCGCCATCGTCGAAGCAGCCCGCGCCAGCGGTGCCGATGCCGTGCACCCCGGCTATGGCTTCCTGGCCGAGAACGCCGCCTTTGCCGAGGCGGTCACCGCCGCCGGCCTGGTCTTCGTCGGCCCGCCCGCCGCGGCGATCCGCGCCATGGGCAACAAGGCCGAAGCCAAGCGGCTGATGCTGGCTGCCGACATGCCCTGCGTGCCCGGCTATCAGGGGGCCGCGCAGGATGACGCCACGCTGCTGGCCGAGGCCGGGTCCATCGGCTTCCCCCTGATGGTCAAGGCTGCGGCGGGCGGCGGCGGGCGCGGCATGCGGCTGGTGCGCGACGCGGCGGCGCTGCCCGCGGCGCTGTCGAGCGCACGCTCCGAGGCGGCGGCAGCGTTCGGCTCAGACGAACTGATCCTGGAGCGCGCCGTGATCGCGCCGCGCCACGTGGAGATCCAGGTCTTTGCCGATACCCACGGCAATGTCATCCATCTCGGCGAGCGCGACTGCTCCGTGCAGCGCCGCCACCAGAAGGTCATCGAGGAAGCGCCGTCGCCCGCGGTCGGCCCGGTGCTGCGTGCGCGCATGGGCGAGGCCGCCGTGCGCGCGGCCAAGGCCATCGGCTACGTCGGCGCCGGCACCATAGAGTTCCTGCTCGATGCCGAGGGCAGCTTCTACTTCATGGAGATGAACACCCGGCTGCAGGTCGAACACGCCGTGACCGAGGCCATCACCGGCTTCGACCTGGTCGAATGGCAACTGCGCGTGGCGGCGGGCGAGCCGCTGCCGGTCACGCAGGACCAGGTCCGGCTCAACGGGCATGCCATCGAAGTGCGACTCACCGCCGAGGACGTGCCGGCCGGCTTCCTGCCGCAGGGCGGGCCGCTGCTGCGCTGGCGCCCGCCCGCCGCTGGTCGCGATGTACGTGTGGACCATGCGCTGGAAGAGGGCGGTGCCATCCCCACCCACTATGACTCGATGGTCGCCAAGCTGGTCGCGCATGGCGCCGACCGCGAAGAGGCGCGCCGCAAGCTGCTGCGATCGGTGCAGGACTGCACGCTGCTGGGCGTGCCCACCAACCAGGGGTTCCTGGCCGCGTGCCTGGCGCACCCGGCGTTCGCCGGCAATGACGTGCATACGGGCTTTGTCGACACCCATATGCAGGCGGCGCTGCAGGCCCCGGTGCCTCCGGTGCATGTGACGGCAAGCGCCGCGCTGGCCGCATCGGGGCTGCTGGGCGGCAGCGGCAAGCCGGCCACGCTTGCGCGTGCGGCTTCCAGCGTGGTGCTGAATGCGGCCGGCAAGGCCTGGGAAGCGTTCCTGCGCGTGTCCGCCGACGGCTGGCGCGTGAGCCTGCGCCAGCGCGGTGAAGACCACCCGCCGGTGGAATGCAGGCTGCGCGTGCTGCGTGCCGATGCCGCCAACGGCACGGCCCTGGTCGAATGCGACGGCGTGGCCTATCCGCTGGTGTTCGCCGCCGAAAAGCACGCGCTGCACCTGTTCCAGTCCGGCCGCGCCTGGCAGTTCCCGCTGCACGATCCGCGCCGCCGCCGCGATGCGGGCGACGCCGACGGCGTGCTGCAGGCGCCGCTGACGGCCCGCATCGTCGCGGTCAATGTGGCCGAGGGCGACCACGTGGAAGCGGGCCAGGCGCTGGTGGTGCTGGAGGCCATGAAGATGGAGCACACCATTTTGGCGCCGTTTGCCGGCGTGGTGGCGGAGGTGCCCGCGCGCGCCGGTGGGCAGGCCAGTGCCGGTTCGTTGCTGGCGCGGGTGGAGGCCGATGTGGCCGCAAAGGAAGAAGCATGA
- a CDS encoding acyclic terpene utilization AtuA family protein, with translation MSESVQGEARAGKTVRIGGASGFWGDSAIATPQLLAVPGLQYLVYDYLAETTMSILARARAKDPAQGYATDFVHAAMGPNLGEILRRGIRVVANAGGLNPHGCRDALLKVAAQQGLSPRIAVVSGDDVQPRFAQWCAEGLADLAGNPVPTTEPWSANAYTGAQGIARALALGADIVIAGRCVDSAVVVGALAHEFGWNWTDWDRLAAGTLAGHVIECGAQATGGLFTDWQRVPGWERMGYPVIDCAHDGSFVLSKPADTGGLIDPAAVAEQVLYEVGDPANYLMPDVTCDFRMVRTELVEPGRVRVHGARGRAPGTHYKGNATWQDGYQISLMMAIRGIDAPAKARRTAEALLARTRAMLAERQMPDYTETVIELLGCESQYGPHARALPTREVVLRIGARHPLARGLSLLQRECSSAGTSMAAGTRSSFSGRVDIQPVVKVFSFLVPKSDVPMRVEFEAGEILLPNAAESAAQEPPVALDAPASPALPREPRVERPLVTLAYARSGDKGDDENIGVIARKPEYLALLREQLTPQAVRAYFAHLVQGEVERFDVPGLHALNFLMHGALGGGGVASLRSDPLGKSYAQMLLDFPLSVPRSWA, from the coding sequence ATGAGCGAATCCGTGCAAGGCGAAGCGCGCGCCGGCAAGACTGTGCGCATCGGTGGCGCTTCCGGGTTCTGGGGCGATTCCGCCATCGCCACGCCACAACTGCTGGCGGTGCCCGGCCTGCAATATCTGGTCTATGACTACCTGGCCGAGACCACCATGTCGATCCTGGCACGCGCCCGTGCCAAGGATCCGGCGCAGGGCTACGCCACCGACTTCGTGCACGCGGCGATGGGACCGAACCTCGGTGAAATCCTGCGGCGGGGGATCCGTGTCGTTGCCAATGCGGGCGGCCTCAATCCGCACGGCTGCCGGGACGCACTGCTCAAGGTGGCGGCGCAGCAGGGGCTGTCGCCGCGCATCGCGGTGGTCAGCGGCGACGACGTGCAGCCGCGCTTCGCGCAGTGGTGCGCCGAGGGGCTGGCTGACCTTGCCGGCAATCCGGTGCCAACCACCGAGCCCTGGTCGGCCAACGCCTACACCGGCGCGCAAGGCATTGCCCGCGCGCTGGCGCTGGGCGCGGATATCGTCATTGCCGGGCGCTGCGTCGACAGCGCCGTCGTGGTGGGCGCGCTGGCCCACGAGTTCGGCTGGAACTGGACCGACTGGGACCGCCTGGCCGCCGGCACGCTGGCGGGCCACGTGATCGAGTGCGGCGCCCAGGCCACGGGCGGGCTGTTTACCGACTGGCAGCGCGTGCCGGGCTGGGAGCGCATGGGCTACCCCGTGATCGACTGCGCGCACGACGGCAGCTTCGTGCTGAGCAAGCCCGCGGACACCGGCGGGCTGATCGATCCGGCCGCGGTCGCGGAGCAGGTGCTGTACGAGGTCGGTGATCCCGCCAACTACCTGATGCCGGACGTGACCTGCGACTTCCGCATGGTGCGCACGGAACTGGTCGAGCCCGGGCGCGTACGCGTGCATGGCGCGCGTGGCCGGGCACCCGGCACGCACTACAAGGGCAATGCCACCTGGCAGGACGGCTACCAGATCAGCCTGATGATGGCGATCCGCGGCATCGATGCTCCCGCAAAGGCGCGCCGCACCGCCGAGGCGCTGCTGGCGCGCACCCGCGCCATGCTGGCTGAACGCCAGATGCCGGACTACACCGAGACCGTGATCGAGCTGCTCGGCTGCGAATCGCAGTATGGCCCGCATGCGCGCGCGTTGCCGACACGGGAAGTGGTGCTGCGCATCGGCGCGCGCCATCCGCTCGCCAGGGGGCTGAGCCTCCTGCAGCGCGAATGCTCTTCCGCGGGGACGTCCATGGCGGCGGGCACGCGCTCTTCCTTCTCGGGTCGGGTGGACATCCAGCCGGTGGTGAAGGTGTTTTCCTTCCTGGTGCCCAAGTCGGACGTGCCGATGCGCGTGGAGTTCGAGGCTGGCGAGATCCTGCTGCCCAACGCCGCAGAGAGCGCGGCGCAGGAGCCGCCGGTCGCGCTCGACGCGCCGGCATCGCCTGCGCTCCCCCGCGAGCCGCGCGTCGAGCGGCCACTGGTCACGCTTGCCTATGCGCGCAGCGGCGACAAGGGCGATGACGAAAACATCGGCGTGATCGCCCGCAAGCCAGAGTACCTGGCACTGCTGCGCGAGCAGCTCACTCCGCAAGCCGTGCGCGCGTACTTTGCCCACCTGGTGCAGGGCGAGGTCGAGCGCTTCGACGTGCCAGGCCTGCACGCGCTGAACTTCCTGATGCACGGCGCGTTGGGCGGTGGCGGCGTGGCGAGCCTGCGCTCGGACCCGCTGGGCAAGAGCTACGCGCAGATGCTGCTGGACTTTCCGCTTTCCGTACCCCGCAGCTGGGCATAG
- a CDS encoding SDR family oxidoreductase, producing the protein MSYRSVFHRGLFAGRTVLVTGAGSGIGRCTAHELASLGARLALAGRKLEKLEQVKAEIIAVEPEAASRITLHSCDIRDEAQVRETVAAVLAAHGAINGLFNNAGGQFPSPLRDISLKGWEAVVRNNLTGGFLVARECFTQWMEANGGAIVNIIADMWNGMPGMGHSGAARAGMLSFTETAACEWAAAGVRVNAVAPGWIASSGFDTYPPEFQAKIRQLARKVPLQRLGTEAEVSAAVVFLLSPAAAFITGSTIRVDGGVPNAKHTWPQPEHQRSEPFNGFPLYTLPQCLTPATESETP; encoded by the coding sequence ATGTCCTATCGTTCCGTATTCCATCGCGGCCTGTTCGCCGGCCGCACGGTGCTGGTAACCGGCGCCGGCAGCGGCATCGGCCGTTGCACGGCACACGAACTGGCCAGTCTTGGCGCGCGCCTTGCGCTGGCCGGCCGCAAGCTCGAGAAGCTTGAGCAGGTGAAGGCCGAGATCATCGCCGTCGAGCCGGAAGCCGCCAGCCGCATCACGCTGCACAGCTGCGACATCCGCGACGAGGCCCAGGTGCGCGAGACCGTAGCCGCCGTGCTGGCCGCGCACGGCGCCATCAACGGCCTCTTCAACAACGCCGGCGGGCAGTTTCCGTCGCCGCTGCGCGATATCAGCCTGAAGGGCTGGGAAGCCGTGGTGCGCAACAACCTTACTGGGGGCTTCCTGGTGGCACGTGAATGCTTCACGCAATGGATGGAAGCCAACGGCGGCGCCATCGTCAACATCATTGCCGATATGTGGAATGGCATGCCGGGCATGGGCCATTCGGGCGCCGCGCGCGCCGGCATGTTGTCTTTCACCGAGACCGCCGCCTGCGAATGGGCCGCTGCAGGAGTGCGCGTGAACGCGGTGGCGCCCGGCTGGATCGCTTCCAGCGGCTTTGACACCTACCCGCCGGAATTCCAGGCCAAGATCCGCCAGCTGGCGCGCAAGGTGCCGCTGCAGCGCCTGGGCACCGAAGCCGAAGTCTCAGCGGCCGTGGTGTTCCTGCTCTCGCCGGCGGCGGCCTTCATCACCGGCTCGACCATCCGTGTCGACGGCGGCGTGCCCAACGCCAAGCACACCTGGCCGCAGCCCGAGCACCAGCGCTCGGAGCCTTTCAACGGCTTCCCGCTCTACACGCTGCCGCAGTGCCTGACGCCAGCCACCGAATCAGAGACACCATGA
- a CDS encoding tripartite tricarboxylate transporter substrate binding protein gives MTRPKPDARIRRQLCLGLFAGLAAGSLAGPLPAMAQGDAYPNRPIRVVVPYTPGGVSDAVTRLVMQKLAQRIGQPVVVENRPGANGMIGSENVARSAPDGYSLLVVVAGHAINPSLYPKMSYDPLKDLTGVSMIGRIPLLLVSSAQLPPTTVKELVGWGKANPAKMTFASSGNGSGAHLAGELFAQSVGMQMTHVPYKGISPALPDLFSGQVAIIFDSVQTMMPQVKAGKVRALAISSPTRWPAAPEVPTMAEAGYPGVTAGSWIGLIAPAMTPPAVQAKLAREMEAVLQQPDVRARLIDYGIDPVGGKPEQFQAFIKAEAVRWGEVVKKSGLRLE, from the coding sequence ATGACCCGACCCAAGCCCGACGCGCGCATCCGGCGCCAGCTATGCCTGGGCCTGTTCGCAGGACTGGCCGCAGGCAGCCTCGCCGGCCCCTTGCCCGCCATGGCGCAGGGCGACGCCTATCCCAACCGCCCGATCCGCGTGGTCGTGCCATACACGCCTGGTGGTGTGTCAGACGCCGTGACGCGGCTGGTGATGCAGAAGTTGGCGCAACGCATCGGCCAGCCGGTGGTGGTGGAGAACCGCCCCGGCGCCAACGGCATGATCGGCTCGGAGAACGTCGCCAGGTCCGCGCCGGACGGCTATTCGCTGCTGGTGGTGGTGGCCGGGCACGCCATCAATCCCAGCCTGTATCCGAAGATGAGCTATGACCCGCTCAAGGACCTCACCGGCGTCAGCATGATCGGGCGGATTCCGCTGCTGCTGGTCTCCAGCGCGCAGCTGCCGCCGACCACGGTGAAAGAGCTGGTGGGCTGGGGCAAGGCCAATCCCGCGAAGATGACCTTTGCCTCCAGCGGCAATGGCTCCGGCGCGCACTTGGCGGGCGAGCTGTTCGCGCAGTCGGTCGGCATGCAGATGACGCACGTGCCTTACAAGGGCATTTCGCCGGCGCTGCCTGATTTGTTCTCGGGGCAGGTTGCCATCATCTTCGATTCGGTGCAGACCATGATGCCGCAGGTGAAGGCAGGCAAGGTGCGCGCGCTGGCGATCTCCAGCCCGACGCGCTGGCCGGCCGCGCCGGAGGTGCCGACCATGGCCGAGGCCGGTTATCCGGGCGTCACGGCAGGCAGCTGGATCGGCCTGATCGCACCGGCGATGACGCCGCCGGCGGTGCAGGCAAAGCTGGCCCGGGAAATGGAAGCGGTCCTGCAGCAGCCCGACGTACGGGCAAGGCTGATCGACTATGGGATTGATCCGGTCGGCGGCAAGCCGGAGCAGTTCCAGGCGTTCATCAAGGCCGAAGCGGTGCGATGGGGTGAAGTGGTGAAGAAGAGCGGACTGCGGCTGGAGTAA
- a CDS encoding tripartite tricarboxylate transporter substrate binding protein: protein MTRDITRPGIVDGRRRETLTLLAMGALAPLGALASRKALAHSFPTQPVTLIVPFAAGGATDTLVRTLADGAARTLGQPVVVENRPGAAGVLGANVVARARPDGYTVTVIPEPVFRLPHLQKTQFDPLQDFTYVIHLTGYTLGVAARADAPWKSWQDMVEDARRRPGKISYGSTGTNGTMHVTMEEISGKLGIELNHVPYKGESEIITAMLGGHIDLAVTAGGIGPYVDSGKARWLVLWTAEHSRRWARVPTLRDVGIDMVSTSPFGIAGPRNMDPQSVQVLHDAFRKALNDPAMQKVLERFDQESAYLNSADYAAFARQRYESQGRLVKRLGLTANP, encoded by the coding sequence ATGACGCGGGATATCACCAGACCCGGGATCGTGGACGGCCGGCGCCGCGAAACGCTCACGCTGCTGGCAATGGGCGCCCTGGCCCCGCTCGGCGCCCTGGCATCGCGCAAGGCACTGGCGCACAGTTTTCCCACCCAGCCGGTCACGCTGATCGTCCCCTTCGCGGCGGGCGGCGCCACCGATACGCTGGTGCGCACGCTGGCCGATGGCGCGGCCAGGACGCTGGGCCAGCCTGTCGTCGTGGAAAACCGCCCGGGCGCGGCGGGCGTACTGGGCGCCAATGTCGTGGCGCGGGCCAGGCCGGATGGCTACACCGTGACCGTGATCCCTGAACCGGTGTTCCGGCTGCCTCACCTGCAGAAGACGCAGTTCGACCCGCTGCAGGACTTCACATATGTGATCCACCTGACCGGCTACACGCTGGGGGTGGCGGCGCGCGCCGACGCGCCATGGAAATCCTGGCAGGACATGGTCGAGGATGCCCGGCGCCGTCCTGGCAAGATCAGCTATGGCAGTACCGGCACCAACGGCACCATGCATGTGACGATGGAAGAGATCAGCGGGAAGCTCGGCATCGAGCTCAACCATGTGCCCTACAAGGGCGAGTCCGAGATCATCACCGCAATGCTCGGCGGCCATATCGACCTGGCGGTCACCGCCGGCGGCATCGGTCCCTACGTCGATAGCGGCAAGGCGCGCTGGCTGGTGCTGTGGACCGCCGAGCACTCGCGGCGCTGGGCCCGCGTGCCAACGCTGCGCGATGTCGGCATCGACATGGTGTCAACCTCGCCGTTCGGCATCGCCGGGCCGCGCAACATGGACCCGCAGTCCGTGCAGGTGCTGCACGATGCGTTCCGCAAGGCCTTGAACGACCCCGCCATGCAGAAGGTGCTGGAGCGGTTCGACCAGGAGAGCGCCTACCTGAACAGCGCCGACTACGCCGCCTTCGCGCGCCAGCGCTACGAGAGCCAGGGCAGGCTGGTGAAGCGCCTCGGCCTGACGGCCAATCCATGA